The window GCCGGCGGATGCCCCGGATCGGCACGTCCTCGCCCGGCACGAACGAGAAGGTCAGGTACTTGTGGACGGCCGAAGGGTCCAGCTCAATCGGCAGGCCCGGGATCTGGAGCAGTTGCTTCAGCTCGGAGGCGAAGTAGAACGCACCCCGATGCTCGACGTAGTACAGCGAGCGCACACCGAACGGATCGCGCACCAGTGTCAGGCGCGCGCGGTCAGCGTCCCACCAGGCGCCTGCGAACGCCCCGTCCACGGACTGCCGCCGGGCCTCACCCTCGGGGCCATCCGCCAGGAGCGTGGGCAGCTCGGCGGCCGGAAACGGGACTGACGGCGCCAGCGTGCCCGCGCAGGCCGCCAGATGCGGCCCCTCGCGGAAGAGGCTCGGAGACTTGCCCGGCCGGCCTCCCCACCAGCGGTACCCGAGCGCGGCCTGCGGGCTGACCTCCCGGTCCGTGCGGTCGCCACGGTACGCGATGGCCCCGAGCATGGCGTCGAGCGCAGCCGAATCGGCCGCTCCGACCCACCCACAGAGACCGCTCATCCTGCCAGCACCCCACGCGCAGGCCAGGATACCACGCGATTATCTGCGCCTCAGGCCAGCGGACCAGCGGCAGCGCCAGGCCGTGGACCTGGGGCGAGGCGTATCCCTCCTCCCCCCAGCACCACGATCTGCGATCTGCGATCCTCGGTTACGCCAGCTCTCGGACCTGCGGCGCGGCCACGATGGTGTACGCCACCACCGCGACCGACACGATGCCGGCCACGATCATCACCAGCGGCACCCCGAACACGCTGCCAAGCCCGCCTTCGAGCATCACGCCCAGCGGCACCACGCCCATCATCGTCAGCCCATGCAGGCTGATGACGCGCCCGCGCATGCGCGGGTCGGCGTGCGCCTGCAGCATCGTGTTGGTGTTGATACCCGAGAACGCCGCCACCACCCCGACGAGTGCGGCGATGACCAGCGACAGGGTGAAACTGGTGGACATCCCGAAGACGATCAGCAGCGCGCCATAGAGGCCCGCGCTCACCAGCAGCGCGAAGCCGCGCCCGCGATACGAGCCGAGCGAAGCCGCCGCCAGCGCACCGATCAGCGCGCCTGCGCCGGTCGCCGAGTTGAGCGCCCCGAGGCCCGCCGCGCCGACGTCCAGGATGTCCCGCGCGAAGGCCGGCATCAACTGGCCGAACGGGCGCGCCAGCAGGCTCAGCAGCGCCATCGAGAGCACCAGCCAGCACAGCTCAGGCGTGCGGCGGATGTAGCGCAGGCCGTCCAGCACATTCCCGAGGATGCTGCCGTTCCCGCGTGACGGGCCACGGCCAGGGACGCGCATCGCGATGGCCGCCAGCACGACTGATGAGTAGGCGACGGCGTTCAGCAGGAAGACTGGCCCCTCGCTGATCCACTCGATCAGCAGCGCCGCGATGGCCGGCCCGATGACCTGGGCCGTGTTGAACGCGACGGCCATCATGCTGAGCGCGCCAACCACGTCCTTCGGATCGACAATCGAGGAGATCAGGGCCTGGCGGCTCGGCACTTCGAAGGCGAAGGCCACGCCCGTGATAAACGCGATGGCGATGATGTGCCAGACATGAATCGTGCCGGTGATGCAGAGCACGCCGAGGATGAACGTGCACAGCGTCACGACGGCGTTGGCCGTGGCGACGATCACCCGGCGATTGTAGCGGTCGGCGGCGGCCCCGCCCACCAGCGTAAAGACCAGTCCGGGGATCGCGCGGGCCAGCCCGACAAGGCCGAGATAAAAGGACGATCCGGTCAGATCGTAGACCAGCCACCCGAGGGTGACCATCTGCATCCAGCTTCCGATGGCTGAGATGGCCTGACCGAAGAAGGCGAGACGGTAGTCTCGGTACGAGAGCGCCCCGAACTTGCCGCCACGCTGAAACATGGCGAAGCGAGACGTCGTCGTCGGTGCAGGGGCCGCAACTGGTGCGGCGGTGAGTGAAGCGGCCAGCGGCGCGGTTGCCGATACGGATGCCACGTGTCCCCGGGTCGTCGAAGCAGCAAGTAACTCAGCCGTCCTTGGGCCCCCCTCCGTGCGCGAATACCGAGTGCGCAGTGCGATACGACGGTGCAGTGTCGAGGGCCGACACCACCAGCAACAAGACAGTATACCTACCGCTCAAACGGTTTACCCGTCTGGCATGGGGACGGCCGGTCTCAGACGCGCCCCAGATCGGGTCAGGCTCGGTCGAGCCGCGCGACGGCGTACGGCAGCAATTCGACCTCCAGCCGGCCGTTGCGCACGGCCCTGCGGACGCCCTCTTCGGCACGGAAGCGCTCTGGTTCGGCCAGGGCACGGCGGGCCGTGTGCTCGTCCAGGCGGCGAGCCAGCCACTCTCCTGAAAGGCCGCTGACGGGGATGCGCAGCCGCTCGGGGGTCAGGTTCGCCAGCAAGACGCGGGTCTGCGCGCCGCGCCGGATCGCCAGCCCCATCACGCGCAGGGCATCCGTCGTCTGGCAGCGCAGCGCCTCGCCGCCGGCCAGTTCCCCGACATCCGCCAGCACGTGATAGAGCGGGTAGACGCCGCCCGCCAGCGAGGGGAAACGGACCGGGTCCGGCGCGCCGGTCGCCCGCTCCAGCACGCCCCGCCAGCCCAGCGTCTCGTAGTAGGTGATCGTGCGGACGCCGCTCGGGGCCAGCGCCGCGAGGCTGCCGACCGTCCAGGCCGCCCCCATCAGCGACGCCTGTCGGGGATCGATGCGGGAGTTGCGCTCGCCGGGCAGCGGGTCCAGCTCCGGGGCCGTCGCCACGGCATTGAAGCGCTGGCGCAGCGTCACCGGTCCGGCGTGGAGCGGCTGCTCCCCGACGAAGCGGCGGGCGCTCTCGACGGTCCAGCCCTGCGCCACCAGCGTCTCGATCGCCGAGGTGTCGTCAAAGGCGTGGACCTGGGGCGTCATCGCGTAGGTGACGCCGTCCAGCAAGTCGAGCGGCGGCCGTCCGCGATTCAGCTCGGTGAAGTTGGCGTTCGTGCCCGAGACGATGGGCACGTCGGCGGCCAGCGCGCCGAGCACACGTCGCGCACGCTGGAGCAGCGCCCGGCCCTCGTCGCTGTCCGTCACCGCCGAGGCCGTCCGGTCGAACACGAGCCAGCGGCAGACGTTCGGACGGACCATCCGCAGCAGCCGTTCGAGCGTCGCGAACTCGCCGTCGGCATCCAGCTTCAGGTGCAGCGCGATCTCCAACGGCACACCCAGCACGTCGGCGTCGGCTGCCGCGCGCCGCAGGTGCGACGAGTGCTCGATGTCGCTCGGGTTCACGTCCACGCGCAGGTACGCGAGGTTCAGCGCCCGCAGCCGGTCCCGCTCGACCGGCGACATCGCGGCGGCATCGTCGGCAACGGTGGCGATCAGCCCGATGGCCGGCAACGGCCCGGCGACCTCGTCCGTCACCGTGAAGCCCAGGTCCGGCGGCCACACTCCCCGCGGCGGCATGAAGGCCGTCGTCGCCAGGGAGAGGGTCACGGCCTGCTGGACCCCATCGCCGGCCTGGAGCTGGACGGGGAACGGCAGGCGCAGCGGCGTCCCGTAGATCTTGTAGGAGGCGTCCGTCCAGTTGCGCTGATCCTCCATCTCGAAGGTGTCGCCCTCGAACTGGACGTTGGCCGTCAGCCCCGGCAGGATCTCGTGGCTGATCCGCCCGAGATCCTTGACGGGCTGGTGCGCCGAGATCTCCTTCGGGAACGCGCTCATCTCCGTGCGCCCATCGACCTTGCGAGCCTGGAACGGCCGGCCCGCGCACGACTCGATGGGGTGCAGCACGCAGATGCCGATCCGGTTCCGCTGGAAGGCCGCCTGTGCCTCGCCATCCAGCTCGAAGCGGACCGTCCCATCCTCCGAGCCGAGGATGCGGACCCGCGCCAGAAAGTCGATCTCCCGTTCGCGGAACTGCCCGACGTAGGCGACGGTGAACGCGCGCTCGGTCTGCTGCACCTGCAGATCCGAGACGGTCATCGGCGGCGTGCGCCAGTTGCGGTCGCGGACGGCGACGTAGACGCGGCGCAGCACCTCGACGTCGCCGTAGCGGACGTAGCGCAGGTCGCCACCCTCAAGGATCATGCTGAGCGGCCCGGCCCGCAACGGGATCCGGTCGGGTGGCGGCTCTGGCGCGCCGTGCAGCAGCGCCCAACGCGACGACAGACTCACAGCGGCTCCTCCGCGATCCTCAGGCGCGGCATGATAGCGCGCCGGGGCGCCCACGGCGATGCGCGTGGGACGTGCAGGCGCGGCTCGAAGCGCTCGCCGACCTTGACGAGCGGCTCAATGAGCTGTTCGTCTCCTGGGATGCCGCGCGGGCGTGGATGCGTGAGTCGACACGCCACCTGGGCGACATGGCGCCCATGGACGCCGTGCGCGCCGGGCGGATCGACCGCGTCGTAGCGCTCATCGAGGCTATCGACTCAGGGTTCGCCAGCCAGCGCTGCTGGTCAACGGCGAGCCGCCTTCAACCGCGGCGTTCGCCACACGGCTAGAGGAACGCACCGGAGTCGAGCGCTTCGAGCGTCTCCTCGACGCGCTCGACGCCCGTGGCATGTTCAGTGTCGCCTGCTCGCAAGACCTGTAGCGGGGTCAGCCCAGCCAGATAGCGACTCGGCGCTCGCAGCCAGAGGCGCGCGCCATCGTATGACGTGAACGTCTCGCCGGAGAGCCACTTCTCGATGCTGCGCTGCTCCACGTCGAAGATGATGCGCAGATCCCGATCTTCCATTCCGAGATCGTCGATCAGGCCGCGAAGTACCTGCCAGGGAGCGAGTTGGAGCGCAGATCCGTGGGCCATGATCGATTCCAGAAACGAGTGTGCAAGCGTCTACCGTCAGCACAGTCCTCGCCGGTTGTGCACGTCAAGCTGTGTGGCACATATAGACGCTGCACAACTTGCGTTGTGCAATCCACTTCCGAGCGTGGTCGTTGCACGATCGTGTCGCCAGAGTACTCGAGAGCTGCCCGGTACCGAGGGTCACGTGTGGCGAGGCGCGGCCCCGGCCGGCATCGTCGGCGTGGCCGATCCAACAGGCCGCGGCTGGGCCGGCTGGAGCCAGCCGGCCCGCTCGATGGCCGTCAGGCTCGCCGCGCAGAGCAGCCCCACCAGCACCATCAGCGCCCAGGGCAGGCCAGCCCAGCCAGACGTCGCGGCCACGCCGAGCGCCGCCCCGCCGGCCAGATTGCCGAGCGCCGCACCCACCCCCTGCACCAGCGCATACATCCCGAAGTACGTCGCCAGGAGCCGGTTGCCGGCCAGCGCGGGGATCACCCCCGAGACGAACGGCACCGCCAGCATCTGCCCGAGCGAGAGCAGCAGGCAGCAGAGCGCCAGCGGCAGCAGGCTGAGGCCGTAGGCCAGCCAGACGGCCAGGGCGCCCGGGCCAACTGGGCCAACTGGGCCAACTGGGCCGCCGTCGAGCGTGCCGGCCAGCCCGACTGAAGCCAGCCCGGCCTGCACGGTCTCCGCGCGGACTGGCGTGAGGTCTGCCGCCAGCAGCAGCGGCACGAACGCCACCGCCATCAGCACCACCCCCAGCCCGATAGCGCGCGGCGGCTTGAGTCGCCGTTCGGCCCACTGCACCACCGGCACCTGCCCGACGATCCCGATGATCGCCAGCATCGTGAACAGCAGCCCGACGCCGCCGTCTGACTGCGTCACCCGGCGGATCTCCAGTGGCAACCCCAGGTACACCTGGTTGTAGAGGAAGAACAGCCCGAGCAGACTCAGGCAGAACAGCACGAACGGCCGGTTCCGCAGTGGCACGCCCCAGCTCTGCAGGATCGGCTGGCGGGTGGGAGTGGGCATCGCCTCGCCGTCCGGCAGGTAGCGGAACTGCAGCAGCCCGACCGCCACGAAGATCGCCGCCGCGCCGAAGCTGATCAGGCGGAAATCCACCGCGATCAGCAACGACCCGATCAGCGGCCCCACCAGCGAGCCGACGTGCTGGGTCATCTCCAGCAGGGCGTTCGCCTGGACCCGGCGCGGCCCGGCCCCGTGCGCGAGGTAGCCCCGCACCGCCGGCATGAACAACGCCCCGCCGAGGCCGATCAACGCCGTCGCCACGATCAGCCCGGCCGCCGAATCGACCAGCCCCAACATCGCGAACGACACGACCCGCAACAGGCACCCGACGACAATCGCCGGCTTGTAGCCGACCCAGTCCGCCAGCGAGCCGCCCACCAGCGACAGCCCCTGCTGGCTGAGCGTTCGCACGCCCAGGATCAGCCCGACGAGCCACAGCTCCATCCCGAGGTCGCCGGCCAGGTAGCCGGCCATGAACGGGACGATCATGTAGAAGCCGACGTTCGTCAGCAGCAGGTTGAGCAGGCAGACCTGAATCGGGCGGCCGAACGAGCGGAACGAGGCGAGGGTCTGCATCAGGTGATCGTCTGCATCAGGCGAGGATCTGCATCA is drawn from Chloroflexota bacterium and contains these coding sequences:
- a CDS encoding MFS transporter, whose translation is MQTLASFRSFGRPIQVCLLNLLLTNVGFYMIVPFMAGYLAGDLGMELWLVGLILGVRTLSQQGLSLVGGSLADWVGYKPAIVVGCLLRVVSFAMLGLVDSAAGLIVATALIGLGGALFMPAVRGYLAHGAGPRRVQANALLEMTQHVGSLVGPLIGSLLIAVDFRLISFGAAAIFVAVGLLQFRYLPDGEAMPTPTRQPILQSWGVPLRNRPFVLFCLSLLGLFFLYNQVYLGLPLEIRRVTQSDGGVGLLFTMLAIIGIVGQVPVVQWAERRLKPPRAIGLGVVLMAVAFVPLLLAADLTPVRAETVQAGLASVGLAGTLDGGPVGPVGPVGPGALAVWLAYGLSLLPLALCCLLLSLGQMLAVPFVSGVIPALAGNRLLATYFGMYALVQGVGAALGNLAGGAALGVAATSGWAGLPWALMVLVGLLCAASLTAIERAGWLQPAQPRPVGSATPTMPAGAAPRHT
- a CDS encoding DUF2384 domain-containing protein — encoded protein: MAHGSALQLAPWQVLRGLIDDLGMEDRDLRIIFDVEQRSIEKWLSGETFTSYDGARLWLRAPSRYLAGLTPLQVLRAGDTEHATGVERVEETLEALDSGAFL
- a CDS encoding MFS transporter, whose protein sequence is MFQRGGKFGALSYRDYRLAFFGQAISAIGSWMQMVTLGWLVYDLTGSSFYLGLVGLARAIPGLVFTLVGGAAADRYNRRVIVATANAVVTLCTFILGVLCITGTIHVWHIIAIAFITGVAFAFEVPSRQALISSIVDPKDVVGALSMMAVAFNTAQVIGPAIAALLIEWISEGPVFLLNAVAYSSVVLAAIAMRVPGRGPSRGNGSILGNVLDGLRYIRRTPELCWLVLSMALLSLLARPFGQLMPAFARDILDVGAAGLGALNSATGAGALIGALAAASLGSYRGRGFALLVSAGLYGALLIVFGMSTSFTLSLVIAALVGVVAAFSGINTNTMLQAHADPRMRGRVISLHGLTMMGVVPLGVMLEGGLGSVFGVPLVMIVAGIVSVAVVAYTIVAAPQVRELA
- a CDS encoding DUF2384 domain-containing protein, translated to MQARLEALADLDERLNELFVSWDAARAWMRESTRHLGDMAPMDAVRAGRIDRVVALIEAIDSGFASQRCWSTASRLQPRRSPHG